The proteins below are encoded in one region of Coffea arabica cultivar ET-39 chromosome 4c, Coffea Arabica ET-39 HiFi, whole genome shotgun sequence:
- the LOC113738723 gene encoding protein ANTAGONIST OF LIKE HETEROCHROMATIN PROTEIN 1-like, translated as MVPPKKSKKKKNDSKQLKKTKNKKKGKPKSIRPPVPLENGAAIDSDWWNSFWTKNSSTPDSNVPSDEEEGFKYFFRVSKKTFEYICSLVREDLISRPPSGLINIEGRLLSVEKQVAIALRRLASGESQVSVGASFGVGQSTVSQVTWRFIEALEERGKHHLSWPGSSRMEKIKSEFELSFGLPNCCGAIDATHIVMTLPAVQTSDDWCDQENNFSMFLQGIVDHEKRFLDIVTGWPGGMTVSRLFKFSGFYELCKSGDRMNGDIRRLSEGADIREYIVGGVDYPLLPWLITPYEDDDDLSAAMLNFNKMHEATRSVAVKAFSVLKGSWRILNKVMWRPDKRKLPSIVLVCCLLHNIVIDCGDSLHPDVALSSHHDSGYTGQRCKQVDPLGQLLRDNLAKYSLH; from the exons ATGGTCCCTCCTAAGAAatccaagaaaaagaagaatgatTCAAAACAgttaaagaaaaccaagaataagAAGAAGGGCAAGCCCAAGAGTATAAGACCACCAGTACCTTTGGAAAATGGAGCCGCCATTGATTCTGATTGGTGGAATTCTTTCTGGACTAAGAACTCTTCGACCCCAG ATTCCAATGTACCTTCTGATGAAGAAGAAGGATTCAAATATTTTTTTCGCGTATCAAAAAAGACTTTTGAGTACATATGCTCACTTGTTAGAGAAGATCTTATCTCGAGGCCTCCTTCTGGTCTCATCAATATTGAGGGAAGGCTTCTCAGTGTGGAGAAGCAAGTTGCTATTGCTCTAAGAAGATTGGCTTCTGGTGAATCCCAGGTTTCTGTTGGAGCTTCCTTCGGAGTTGGCCAGTCCACTGTTTCCCAGGTGACATGGAGGTTCATTGAAGCACTAGAAGAACGTGGCAAGCACCACCTTAGTTGGCCTGGCTCCAGTAGAATGGAGAAAATCAAGTCTGAATTTGAACTGTCTTTTGGCTTACCTAACTGCTGTGGCGCAATTGATGCGACACACATTGTGATGACACTTCCGGCCGTTCAAACGTCGGATGATTGGTGTGACCAAGAAAATAATTTCAGTATGTTCTTGCAGGGAATAGTTGATCATGAGAAAAGATTTTTAGATATTGTAACAGGTTGGCCAGGGGGAATGACTGTGTCCAGGCTATTCAAGTTTTCTGGATTTTACGAACTTTGCAAGTCTGGTGATCGGATGAATGGCGATATCAGAAGGTTATCTGAAGGAGCTGATATCAGAGAGTATATAGTTGGTGGTGTTGATTATCCTCTTCTTCCATGGCTTATAACTCCctatgaagatgatgatgaccTTTCAGCTGCCATGCTGAATTTCAATAAGATGCATGAGGCTACAAGATCGGTTGCTGTAAAGGCATTCTCGGTGCTCAAGGGCAGTTGGAGAATTCTCAACAAGGTTATGTGGAGACCTGATAAGAGGAAATTGCCGAGTATTGTCTTAGTCTGTTGTTTACTTCATAATATAGTTATTGACTGTGGAGACAGTTTGCATCCAGATGTTGCATTGTCCAGTCATCATGACTCAGGTTATACCGGCCAGAGATGTAAACAAGTTGACCCTTTAGGGCAGCTGTTGAGGGACAACTTAGCTAAATACTCGCTTCATTGA